One window of the Streptomyces asoensis genome contains the following:
- a CDS encoding LAETG motif-containing sortase-dependent surface protein: protein MSIARRVTVRRLLGTGAASLTLCAASVAAASGAFASTGTPGGDGWKSGGQYQPGTGAGTETGTDRCQFSLDGAHFYDSVRVDDQNLKPTEDGKIHVKVRAAGDASTCTASLASYLAHGASFGTSGEQVFVDFDSVTVKPGQTDTLDIAVPDAGCFAQIDLYRGAVKFDGKLDAKDGFVHGDLPKGPDRPVIKDKLIAAWNGGTKDCTVTEQPPSSPPAGGGSSPSPSASTPSEPSKPSEPSASASESTSPSPSASESESSTPTPSASESTSAPAPTPNGGGGDLAETGADSNTPLIAGGAAALLAGGAAIVVATRRRKALRG from the coding sequence ATGTCCATAGCGAGACGTGTCACCGTGCGCCGCCTGCTGGGGACGGGCGCCGCTTCGCTCACCCTGTGCGCCGCCTCCGTCGCCGCCGCCTCCGGCGCCTTCGCCAGTACCGGCACGCCCGGTGGCGACGGCTGGAAGTCCGGCGGCCAGTACCAGCCGGGGACGGGCGCGGGCACCGAGACGGGCACCGACCGCTGCCAGTTCTCTCTCGACGGCGCGCACTTCTACGACTCGGTCCGGGTCGACGACCAGAACCTCAAGCCGACCGAGGACGGCAAGATCCACGTCAAGGTCCGCGCGGCCGGCGACGCGTCGACGTGCACCGCCTCCCTCGCCTCCTACCTCGCCCACGGCGCCAGCTTCGGCACCTCCGGCGAGCAGGTCTTCGTCGACTTCGACAGCGTGACGGTCAAGCCCGGCCAGACCGACACCCTCGACATCGCCGTGCCCGACGCGGGCTGCTTCGCGCAGATCGACCTCTACCGGGGCGCGGTCAAGTTCGACGGCAAGCTCGACGCGAAGGACGGGTTCGTCCACGGGGACCTGCCCAAGGGGCCGGACCGTCCGGTCATCAAGGACAAGCTGATCGCGGCCTGGAACGGCGGCACGAAGGACTGCACGGTCACCGAGCAGCCGCCGTCGTCCCCGCCGGCCGGGGGCGGCTCGTCGCCGTCGCCGTCCGCCTCGACACCGTCGGAGCCGTCGAAGCCGTCGGAGCCTTCCGCGTCGGCGTCCGAGAGCACGTCTCCGTCGCCGTCCGCGTCGGAGTCGGAGTCGAGCACGCCGACGCCGTCCGCCTCCGAGTCGACGAGCGCACCGGCCCCCACGCCGAACGGTGGCGGCGGTGACCTCGCCGAGACCGGTGCGGACAGCAACACCCCGCTGATCGCGGGCGGCGCGGCCGCGCTGCTGGCGGGCGGCGCTGCGATCGTCGTCGCGACCCGGCGCCGCAAGGCGCTGCGCGGCTGA
- a CDS encoding PP2C family protein-serine/threonine phosphatase → MESGGHGLLDRYPRARRRDVLQRHQLLQIRGRSVTWLVPLVMLVAITYADFNTTGEFRIVSWCVFVAAIAAALCGVWTTALFAALALLTYATSDAAWPSEYREGAADFVLVLVGGVLSVLAASVRVRAERRMLHMMHIAETTRRTVLRPLPPRWGGLDHAAVYLAADAEARVGGDFYDIQPGPHGTRVLLGDVQGKGLGAVEAAAALLGTFREAAYHEADLATVADRLETRMRRHRAHTAALGWADGDRFATAVLIGFPGRGNGVDGENGLEGENGVAVGEQGVVEIVGFGHEPTLAVGGPEGVRALPNGEGLPLGLGELVAQDDGTPPVLRVAVAPGETLLLVTDGVTEARDGAGEFYPLAEEVAAGLARDPRTAEPGRLVAFVRDGTLRHCRGRLADDTTVFAVRPVTPVASMTPGPPVPSGPSGPPPDEGPVEGRLQA, encoded by the coding sequence ATGGAGTCCGGCGGTCACGGCCTGCTCGACCGCTATCCGCGGGCCCGGCGCCGGGACGTCCTCCAGCGGCACCAGCTGCTCCAGATCCGGGGCCGCAGCGTCACCTGGCTGGTTCCGCTGGTGATGCTCGTCGCCATCACCTACGCCGACTTCAACACCACCGGCGAGTTCCGCATCGTCTCCTGGTGCGTCTTCGTCGCCGCCATCGCCGCCGCGCTCTGCGGGGTGTGGACGACGGCGCTCTTCGCGGCGCTCGCCCTGCTCACCTACGCCACCAGCGACGCCGCCTGGCCGTCCGAGTACCGGGAGGGCGCGGCCGACTTCGTGCTGGTGCTCGTCGGCGGTGTGCTGTCCGTGCTCGCCGCGTCGGTCCGGGTGCGCGCCGAGCGGCGGATGCTGCACATGATGCACATCGCCGAGACGACCCGTCGTACGGTGCTGCGTCCGCTGCCGCCGCGCTGGGGCGGCCTCGACCACGCGGCGGTCTATCTGGCCGCCGACGCCGAGGCCCGGGTGGGCGGCGACTTCTACGACATCCAGCCCGGCCCGCACGGCACCCGGGTCCTCCTCGGTGACGTACAGGGCAAGGGGCTGGGCGCGGTGGAGGCGGCCGCCGCGCTGCTGGGCACCTTCCGCGAGGCCGCGTACCACGAGGCGGACCTGGCGACCGTGGCCGACCGGCTGGAGACCCGGATGCGACGGCACCGTGCGCACACCGCGGCCCTCGGGTGGGCGGACGGCGACCGCTTCGCCACGGCCGTGCTGATCGGGTTCCCCGGCCGCGGGAACGGGGTGGACGGGGAGAACGGGTTGGAGGGGGAGAACGGGGTGGCCGTGGGGGAGCAGGGCGTGGTCGAGATCGTCGGGTTCGGGCACGAGCCGACGCTCGCGGTCGGCGGGCCCGAGGGCGTACGGGCCCTGCCGAACGGCGAGGGGCTCCCCCTCGGCCTCGGTGAGCTCGTCGCGCAGGACGACGGGACCCCGCCGGTGCTGCGGGTGGCCGTGGCCCCCGGTGAGACGCTGCTGCTGGTCACCGACGGGGTGACCGAGGCGCGGGACGGCGCCGGGGAGTTCTACCCGCTGGCCGAGGAGGTCGCGGCAGGCCTCGCCCGCGATCCGCGGACGGCCGAGCCGGGCCGGCTGGTGGCCTTCGTACGGGACGGCACGCTGCGGCACTGCCGAGGGCGTCTCGCCGACGACACGACGGTCTTCGCGGTGCGGCCCGTGACACCCGTGGCGTCTATGACGCCGGGGCCGCCTGTGCCGTCCGGGCCATCGGGGCCGCCGCCCGACGAAGGCCCCGTAGAGGGACGTTTGCAGGCCTGA
- a CDS encoding helix-turn-helix domain-containing protein, whose product MGERDEPEVVGRRVQRLRVERGLTQRQLAEPTYTPAYVSTLEAGRVRPSDEALKHIAERLGVDFEELATGRPARLVTDLRLRLTEAQRALATGAAEEAALQYTGLLAEAQEHGLMEEQATALLGLGECGIDTGDLDTALRCFERAEAALAHAPLPARVPALRGRAVAHYLAGELRYAVYLLESTLDELNRGGLHDPDALLLLYASVIGPYMDMGAQARAAQAAEFALALAPQVGDPALVARMHRSVARTLLAEGRLAEADSSLAKASELYRQLQLRTELANCHWMRGYVYAQNGELERAEDELKQAQAMLSAQRAALYSSQVAVELADVLHRRGKSEEAAALLHTVLGDLSPERGAVHSAGAHRLLGIIAEDARDTEAAEEHYVRALSLLERAGAAGDLADLCRMLGDLLRRTGRVEAALDAYRTGLGHRTAPGTTTLGPAPAQPPL is encoded by the coding sequence GTGGGAGAGCGGGACGAGCCGGAGGTCGTCGGTCGCCGGGTGCAACGGTTGCGGGTCGAACGGGGGCTGACACAGCGGCAGTTGGCCGAGCCGACGTACACCCCCGCCTATGTCTCCACCCTGGAGGCCGGCCGGGTGCGGCCCTCCGACGAGGCGCTCAAACACATCGCCGAGCGGCTCGGCGTCGACTTCGAGGAGCTGGCGACCGGTCGGCCCGCCCGCCTCGTCACCGATCTGCGGCTCCGTCTCACCGAGGCCCAGCGGGCGCTGGCCACCGGGGCGGCCGAGGAGGCGGCCCTCCAGTACACCGGGCTGCTCGCGGAGGCGCAGGAGCACGGGCTGATGGAGGAGCAGGCCACCGCGCTGCTCGGTCTCGGGGAGTGCGGGATCGACACGGGAGACCTGGACACGGCCCTGCGCTGCTTCGAGCGCGCCGAGGCCGCTCTCGCGCACGCGCCGCTCCCCGCCCGCGTCCCCGCCCTGCGCGGCCGCGCCGTCGCCCACTACCTCGCCGGTGAACTCCGTTACGCCGTCTACCTGCTGGAATCCACCCTCGACGAGCTCAACCGGGGTGGGCTGCACGACCCCGACGCGCTGCTCCTCCTCTACGCCTCCGTCATCGGCCCGTACATGGACATGGGCGCCCAGGCCCGCGCCGCGCAGGCCGCCGAGTTCGCCCTCGCCCTCGCGCCCCAGGTCGGCGACCCCGCCCTGGTCGCCCGTATGCACCGGTCCGTCGCCCGCACCCTGCTCGCCGAGGGCCGCCTGGCGGAGGCCGACTCCTCGCTGGCCAAGGCGTCCGAGCTCTACCGTCAGCTCCAGCTCCGTACCGAACTCGCCAACTGCCACTGGATGCGCGGCTACGTCTACGCGCAGAACGGCGAACTGGAGCGCGCCGAGGACGAGTTGAAGCAGGCCCAGGCCATGCTCTCCGCTCAGCGCGCCGCGCTCTACAGCAGCCAGGTCGCCGTCGAGCTGGCCGACGTCCTGCACCGGCGGGGCAAGTCGGAGGAGGCCGCCGCGCTGCTGCACACCGTCCTCGGGGATCTGTCGCCCGAGCGCGGCGCCGTGCACTCCGCGGGGGCGCACCGGCTGCTCGGGATCATCGCCGAGGACGCGCGGGACACGGAGGCGGCGGAGGAGCACTATGTGCGCGCTCTCAGCCTGCTGGAGCGGGCGGGGGCGGCGGGGGATCTCGCCGATCTGTGCCGGATGCTGGGGGATCTGTTGCGGCGTACGGGTCGGGTGGAGGCGGCGTTGGACGCGTACCGGACGGGACTCGGGCACCGTACGGCGCCGGGGACGACGACCCTGGGGCCGGCGCCCGCGCAGCCTCCGCTCTAG
- a CDS encoding nucleoside hydrolase: MTEQPIPVIIDCDTGVDDALALLFAVRHPGLDVRAVTCVAGNTDVDGVVRNTLTVLEYAGAGDIPVARGAERPLIEPVRTAGHVHGQDGMGDLGLPAPTRRPVDVDAVTLLRREILASPRPVTLIPTAPLTNIALLLRTHPEVTRNIERIVFMGGAVTTGNATPVAEFNVWHDPEAAAILLTAGVPITMYGLDVFKRVLVPAADVARLRASPEPRLRLAGELLAHRDPATSGDPTPTGGLGDAGAVCAVADPAGLTTELLPVEVSLAPGPARGQTVVDRRPRPGESEIHEGAREQTLVDVALDVDVERYVKLWLTAVEG, from the coding sequence GTGACCGAGCAGCCCATCCCCGTGATCATCGACTGCGACACGGGCGTCGACGACGCCCTCGCCCTGCTGTTCGCCGTACGCCATCCCGGCCTGGACGTGCGGGCGGTGACGTGCGTGGCCGGGAACACGGACGTGGACGGCGTGGTCCGCAACACGCTGACCGTGCTGGAGTACGCGGGCGCCGGGGACATCCCGGTCGCCCGGGGCGCCGAGCGGCCGCTGATCGAACCGGTCCGCACGGCGGGGCATGTGCACGGGCAGGACGGCATGGGCGACCTGGGGCTGCCCGCCCCGACCCGCCGACCGGTCGACGTGGACGCGGTCACGTTGCTGCGCCGGGAGATCCTCGCCTCCCCGCGCCCGGTCACCCTCATCCCCACCGCCCCGCTGACGAACATCGCCCTGCTGCTGCGCACCCACCCGGAGGTGACCCGCAACATCGAGCGGATCGTGTTCATGGGCGGCGCGGTGACGACCGGGAACGCCACGCCGGTCGCGGAGTTCAACGTGTGGCACGACCCGGAGGCGGCCGCGATCCTGCTCACCGCGGGCGTGCCGATCACCATGTACGGCCTGGACGTCTTCAAGCGGGTGCTGGTGCCGGCGGCGGACGTGGCGCGGCTGCGGGCGAGCCCTGAGCCCCGTCTCCGGCTGGCCGGCGAACTCCTCGCCCACCGCGACCCGGCCACCTCCGGGGACCCCACACCCACCGGTGGCCTCGGCGACGCGGGCGCGGTCTGCGCGGTGGCCGACCCGGCGGGCCTGACCACCGAGCTCCTCCCGGTGGAGGTCTCGCTGGCCCCCGGTCCGGCCCGCGGCCAGACGGTCGTCGACCGCCGCCCGCGCCCCGGCGAGTCCGAGATCCACGAGGGCGCACGCGAACAGACCCTCGTGGACGTGGCGTTGGACGTGGACGTGGAGCGCTACGTGAAGCTGTGGCTGACGGCGGTGGAGGGCTAG
- a CDS encoding GAF and ANTAR domain-containing protein, with translation MGRRDRDRVAEVIAEEIRGAGPREVPQRLCDAVLKLLPVSGACMALRGDGIPVPLSASGERAAYVMEMQVTLGDGPCLEAAETGSVVSAPDLMSSRDACRWPVFAQQAAALGVRSVYALPLGDPAVCVGTLDLYRDVPGELAAEEVRTARVVAEIVTDALVALPRAESDDPDDIGCWLSPLATDHDDVYRAIGMVMAQLGVAADEALSLLRGHAFAKSRTVLELSHEVVALRTRFDDLPL, from the coding sequence ATGGGCCGCCGGGATCGGGACCGGGTCGCCGAAGTCATCGCCGAGGAGATCCGGGGCGCCGGTCCGCGGGAGGTGCCGCAGCGGCTGTGCGACGCCGTGCTGAAGCTGCTGCCGGTGAGCGGGGCCTGCATGGCACTGCGCGGCGACGGGATTCCGGTGCCGCTGAGCGCGAGCGGTGAGCGGGCCGCGTATGTGATGGAGATGCAGGTCACCCTGGGGGACGGGCCCTGCCTCGAGGCGGCCGAGACCGGTTCGGTGGTCTCCGCCCCGGACCTGATGTCGAGCCGGGACGCCTGCCGCTGGCCGGTGTTCGCCCAGCAGGCGGCGGCCCTCGGGGTGCGGTCGGTGTACGCGCTGCCGCTGGGCGACCCCGCGGTGTGCGTGGGCACCCTCGATCTCTACCGGGACGTGCCGGGCGAGCTCGCCGCCGAGGAGGTCCGCACGGCGCGGGTGGTGGCCGAGATCGTGACGGATGCGCTGGTGGCGCTGCCGAGGGCCGAGTCGGACGACCCGGACGACATCGGCTGCTGGCTCAGCCCGCTGGCCACCGACCACGACGATGTGTACCGGGCCATCGGGATGGTGATGGCCCAGCTCGGCGTCGCCGCGGACGAGGCGCTGTCGCTGCTGCGCGGCCACGCCTTCGCCAAGAGCCGTACGGTGCTGGAGCTGTCCCACGAGGTGGTCGCACTGCGGACACGCTTCGACGACCTGCCCCTCTGA
- a CDS encoding permease — translation MENQRTVADGLRVVVRASVYAVLGGVALVAIATVVSVLGPLLALDLYTPPVAAWWTVFTAVAVQGVPFLLLGTVVSAAIGAFVPERVFRRLLPRNPALAVPVAGIAGVVLPGCECASVPVAGSLMRRGVAPAAALAFLLSAPAINPVVLVATSIAFPGQPKMVLARLLASLGTAVVMGWLWARFGKEKWLRLPGRGTPSAHATGLRAFLTGLQHDFLHAGGFLVLGAAAAATFNIAVPRSVLDVFTGSPWLAVPLLAVLAVVLCVCSEADAFVAASLSAFPPTARLAFMVVGPMVDLKLLALQAGTFGRSFAVRFASATWVVAVAASVLVGWWLL, via the coding sequence GTGGAGAACCAACGGACTGTGGCCGACGGCCTGCGGGTCGTCGTGCGCGCGTCCGTGTACGCCGTGCTCGGTGGTGTCGCGCTCGTTGCCATCGCGACCGTCGTGTCCGTCCTCGGGCCGCTGCTCGCGCTCGACCTCTACACCCCGCCGGTGGCCGCCTGGTGGACGGTGTTCACCGCCGTCGCCGTCCAGGGGGTGCCCTTCCTTCTGCTCGGTACGGTCGTCTCGGCGGCGATCGGCGCGTTCGTGCCGGAGCGGGTGTTCCGGCGGCTGCTGCCGCGCAACCCCGCGCTCGCCGTGCCGGTGGCCGGTATCGCCGGGGTCGTGCTGCCCGGCTGCGAGTGCGCCTCCGTGCCGGTGGCCGGGAGCCTGATGCGGCGCGGGGTCGCCCCGGCGGCCGCCCTCGCCTTCCTGCTCTCCGCGCCCGCGATCAACCCGGTCGTGCTCGTCGCGACCTCCATCGCCTTCCCGGGCCAGCCGAAGATGGTCCTGGCCCGGCTGCTCGCCTCGCTCGGCACCGCCGTGGTGATGGGCTGGCTGTGGGCGCGGTTCGGGAAGGAGAAGTGGCTGCGGCTGCCCGGGCGCGGCACCCCGTCGGCCCACGCCACCGGCCTCCGCGCCTTCCTCACCGGACTTCAGCACGACTTCCTGCACGCGGGCGGCTTCCTGGTGCTGGGCGCGGCGGCCGCGGCGACCTTCAACATCGCGGTCCCGCGCTCGGTCCTCGACGTCTTCACCGGGTCGCCCTGGCTCGCGGTGCCGCTGCTGGCCGTACTGGCCGTCGTGCTGTGCGTGTGCAGCGAGGCCGACGCCTTCGTCGCCGCCTCCCTGAGCGCCTTCCCGCCCACCGCACGGCTGGCGTTCATGGTGGTGGGCCCGATGGTGGACCTGAAGCTGCTCGCCCTCCAGGCGGGCACCTTCGGCCGGTCCTTCGCCGTACGGTTCGCGTCGGCGACCTGGGTGGTGGCCGTGGCCGCCAGTGTCCTCGTGGGGTGGTGGCTGCTGTGA
- a CDS encoding TIGR03943 family putative permease subunit, protein MRRYGPAALLLLTGGAVLRITLFGDLYLRYVQAGLRPYLIVSGVALVLLGVVTAILCHHTPSPHEDAHDKDTHDEGDDGFAGHEGHSHGPAGPRVAWLLTLPALALLLFPPPALGSYSAGREAAQRAAQGVGTFPALPAGNPVELTVAGFSSRAIYDSGRSLKGRTVRLTGFVTHGDDGTWYVTRLLVTCCAADATTGKVEIRDADDDALPADTWVTVTGTWRPKGTLGSDAAWPPVLDAATVTRVKQPADPYEKP, encoded by the coding sequence GTGAGGCGGTACGGACCGGCGGCGCTGCTCCTCCTGACGGGCGGCGCGGTCCTGCGGATCACCCTCTTCGGCGACCTGTACCTGCGCTATGTGCAGGCGGGCCTGCGCCCCTACCTGATCGTGTCCGGGGTCGCGCTGGTGCTGCTGGGCGTCGTGACGGCGATCCTGTGCCACCACACGCCCAGCCCGCACGAGGACGCCCACGACAAGGACACCCACGACGAGGGCGACGACGGGTTCGCCGGTCACGAGGGGCACTCCCACGGCCCCGCCGGGCCCCGCGTCGCCTGGCTGCTCACGCTGCCCGCCCTCGCCCTCCTCCTCTTCCCGCCCCCGGCCCTCGGCTCCTACAGCGCCGGCCGCGAGGCCGCCCAGCGGGCCGCGCAGGGCGTCGGCACCTTCCCGGCGCTCCCGGCGGGGAACCCGGTCGAGCTGACGGTCGCCGGGTTCAGCTCGCGCGCGATCTACGACAGCGGACGCTCGCTGAAGGGCCGTACCGTCCGGCTGACCGGCTTCGTCACCCACGGCGACGACGGCACCTGGTACGTCACCCGCCTCCTCGTGACCTGCTGCGCCGCCGACGCCACCACCGGCAAGGTCGAGATCCGGGACGCGGACGACGACGCCCTGCCCGCCGACACCTGGGTCACCGTCACCGGCACCTGGCGTCCGAAGGGCACGCTCGGCTCTGACGCGGCCTGGCCGCCGGTCCTGGACGCGGCCACGGTCACGCGGGTGAAACAGCCGGCGGATCCGTACGAGAAGCCGTAG
- a CDS encoding SH3 domain-containing protein, with protein sequence MRTTLALRTLAAALLTGGTLAGAALGTTAAAAPPTSGGDGNSSIRGTVVSRSELSVRQEPTTRSPVVAALAPGSHDRVQCRVKGQSVNGNPDWYWLFGAQGWASAAFVDTGGARVPDCADPCPRWKNGDWTNWDDPFTNSSFGVSASVTFSFSGSWSFSATGTSGTSSGDWEWVPVGR encoded by the coding sequence ATGCGCACCACTTTGGCCCTGCGGACTCTGGCCGCAGCCCTGCTCACCGGTGGCACCCTCGCCGGCGCGGCACTGGGAACCACGGCGGCGGCTGCCCCTCCGACCAGCGGCGGCGACGGGAACAGCTCGATCCGGGGCACCGTCGTCTCCCGCTCCGAGCTGAGTGTGCGACAGGAACCCACCACCCGATCGCCCGTCGTCGCGGCGCTCGCGCCCGGCAGTCACGACCGTGTGCAGTGCAGGGTCAAGGGCCAGAGCGTCAACGGCAACCCGGACTGGTACTGGCTCTTCGGCGCCCAGGGCTGGGCGAGCGCCGCCTTCGTGGACACCGGCGGCGCGCGGGTGCCCGACTGCGCCGACCCGTGCCCGCGGTGGAAGAACGGCGACTGGACCAACTGGGACGACCCGTTCACCAACAGCTCGTTCGGCGTCTCGGCCTCCGTGACGTTCAGCTTCTCCGGCTCCTGGAGCTTCAGCGCCACCGGGACATCAGGAACCTCGTCGGGCGACTGGGAGTGGGTCCCGGTCGGCCGGTGA
- the thrS gene encoding threonine--tRNA ligase — MNDQVHLRDDSHGHDHRRLGRELGLFDTDPLMGAGLPYWLPDGAVVRHALEEYVRQAERAAGYRHVYSPVLGKRELYEISGHWDHYSEDMFPPMELGAEQVVLRPSLCPHHALIYRSRSHSYRELPLRIAELGGMYRSEPSGVLGGLTRVRAIQLNDAHIFCTLEQAVEEARAALELIGRACADLGIRPARYRLSLPGEGGKYVADPELWRRATDLLREVLRQAGVAYEAVEGEAAFYGPKIDVQITDRAGRESTLSTVQIDFHQPERFDLHYIGADGAKHRPVMVHRSVIGSVERAVAHLLEEHGGAFPVWLAPVQLVVLPVSQAQEEQAAELVRRAVAAGLRAELAGPDRGSLGARVRAARLVPYQAVIGEREAQGDLAAVRLRDGRRPGALPADELVRRIGERAAARGTGLWA, encoded by the coding sequence GTGAACGACCAGGTCCACCTCCGAGACGACAGCCACGGCCATGACCACCGACGCCTCGGCCGCGAGCTCGGCCTCTTCGACACCGACCCCCTGATGGGCGCGGGCCTGCCGTACTGGCTGCCGGACGGGGCGGTCGTACGCCACGCCCTGGAGGAGTACGTACGGCAGGCCGAGCGCGCCGCCGGCTACCGCCATGTGTACTCGCCGGTCCTCGGCAAGCGCGAGCTGTACGAGATCTCGGGGCACTGGGACCACTACAGCGAGGACATGTTCCCGCCGATGGAGCTGGGGGCCGAGCAGGTCGTGCTGCGCCCCAGCCTCTGCCCCCACCATGCGCTCATCTACCGTTCCCGCTCCCACAGCTACCGCGAACTGCCGCTCCGTATTGCCGAGTTGGGTGGCATGTACCGTTCCGAGCCGTCCGGTGTGCTCGGCGGGCTGACCCGCGTACGGGCCATCCAGCTCAACGACGCCCATATCTTCTGCACCCTGGAGCAGGCCGTCGAGGAGGCCAGGGCTGCCCTGGAACTCATCGGCCGCGCCTGTGCGGACCTGGGGATCCGCCCGGCCCGGTACCGGCTCTCCCTGCCGGGCGAGGGCGGTAAGTACGTGGCCGACCCGGAGCTCTGGCGGCGGGCCACCGACCTGCTCCGGGAGGTCCTTCGGCAGGCGGGCGTCGCCTACGAGGCCGTCGAGGGCGAGGCCGCCTTCTACGGTCCGAAGATCGACGTTCAGATCACCGACCGCGCGGGCCGCGAGTCGACCCTGTCCACCGTCCAGATCGACTTCCACCAGCCCGAACGCTTCGACCTGCACTACATCGGCGCCGACGGGGCGAAACACCGCCCGGTGATGGTGCACCGCAGTGTCATCGGCAGTGTGGAACGGGCCGTGGCGCATCTCCTCGAGGAACACGGCGGCGCGTTCCCCGTGTGGCTGGCGCCGGTCCAGCTGGTCGTGCTGCCGGTGTCGCAGGCGCAGGAGGAACAGGCGGCGGAGCTGGTGCGGCGGGCGGTGGCGGCAGGGCTCAGGGCGGAACTCGCCGGGCCGGACCGGGGCAGCCTGGGGGCCCGGGTCCGGGCGGCGCGGCTGGTGCCTTACCAGGCGGTGATCGGGGAGCGGGAGGCGCAGGGCGACCTGGCCGCCGTCCGGCTGCGCGACGGCCGCCGCCCGGGGGCGCTGCCCGCCGACGAGCTGGTCCGCCGGATCGGGGAGCGGGCGGCGGCCCGCGGGACCGGGCTGTGGGCGTGA
- a CDS encoding glycoside hydrolase family 13 protein produces the protein MTDFSSHRPDWWRQAVVYQVYPRSFADADGDGLGDLRGVTERLPHLAGLGVDALWLSPFYPSELADGGYDVADHRDVDPRLGSLADFDALAAEAHRLGLKVIVDLVPNHTSHQHLWFQEALADGPGSPARERYVFRDGRGPSGELPPTDWQSVFGGSAWQRVPDGQWYLHLFAREQPDLNWDHEEIREDFRTTLRFWSDRGVDGFRVDVAHALAKDLAEPLRDLGTPELVGEEALDRLPPGTHPFYDRDEVHEIYRDWRRVLDSYTPPRTAVAEAWVPGTRRALYARPEELNQAFNFEYLQASWDAEEIRTVVTDSLATARAVGASATWVLSNHDVLRHTSRLMLPPGTDDNAWLLSGGHAPRVDEAAGLRRARAATLLMLALPGSSYVYQGEELGLPEVAELPVEVLQDPLWEQTGRIRKGRDGCRVPLPWTTTGASYGFGAAGAWLPQPPYFARYAVEAQEGVQGSTLELYRTALRLRRKLLDGEELGWLRDETPPGVLAFARHDGWRCVTNLSDAPVPLPPGEVLLSSVPLDDDGRLDPDTTVWLA, from the coding sequence ATGACCGACTTCTCCTCCCACCGCCCCGACTGGTGGCGCCAGGCCGTCGTCTACCAGGTCTATCCGCGCAGTTTCGCCGACGCCGACGGCGACGGACTCGGGGACCTGCGCGGGGTCACCGAGCGGCTGCCCCACCTGGCCGGCCTCGGCGTGGACGCCCTCTGGCTCTCCCCCTTCTACCCGTCCGAGCTCGCCGACGGCGGCTACGACGTCGCCGACCACCGGGACGTGGACCCGCGCCTGGGTTCGCTGGCCGACTTCGACGCGCTGGCCGCCGAGGCCCACCGCCTCGGTCTGAAGGTGATCGTCGACCTCGTCCCCAACCACACCTCCCACCAGCACCTCTGGTTCCAGGAGGCGCTGGCGGACGGCCCCGGCTCCCCGGCCCGCGAGCGCTATGTCTTCCGTGACGGACGCGGCCCGAGCGGCGAACTCCCGCCCACCGACTGGCAGTCGGTCTTCGGCGGCAGCGCCTGGCAGCGCGTCCCCGACGGCCAGTGGTACCTGCACCTCTTCGCCCGTGAGCAGCCCGACCTCAACTGGGACCACGAGGAGATCCGCGAGGACTTCCGCACCACCCTGCGCTTCTGGTCCGACCGGGGCGTCGACGGCTTCCGCGTGGACGTGGCCCACGCCCTCGCCAAGGACCTCGCCGAACCCCTCCGCGACCTGGGCACACCGGAACTCGTGGGCGAGGAAGCCCTCGACCGTCTGCCTCCCGGCACCCACCCCTTCTACGACCGCGACGAGGTCCACGAGATCTACCGCGACTGGCGCCGCGTCCTCGACTCCTACACCCCGCCCCGCACGGCCGTCGCCGAGGCCTGGGTCCCGGGCACCCGCCGCGCCCTCTACGCCCGCCCCGAGGAACTGAATCAGGCGTTCAACTTCGAGTACCTCCAGGCGAGCTGGGACGCCGAGGAGATCCGTACGGTCGTCACCGACTCCCTGGCCACCGCCCGCGCCGTCGGAGCCTCGGCCACCTGGGTGCTGTCCAACCACGACGTCCTGCGCCACACCTCCCGCCTCATGCTGCCACCGGGCACGGACGACAACGCCTGGCTCCTCTCCGGCGGCCACGCCCCGCGCGTCGACGAGGCGGCCGGCCTGCGCCGGGCCCGTGCGGCGACGCTGCTGATGCTGGCGCTGCCGGGATCGTCGTACGTCTACCAGGGCGAGGAACTGGGCCTGCCCGAGGTCGCCGAGCTGCCCGTGGAGGTGCTCCAGGACCCGCTCTGGGAACAGACGGGCCGCATCCGCAAGGGCCGCGACGGCTGCCGGGTGCCGCTGCCGTGGACGACGACGGGAGCGTCGTACGGCTTCGGCGCGGCCGGTGCCTGGCTGCCGCAGCCGCCGTACTTCGCGCGGTACGCCGTCGAGGCCCAGGAGGGCGTGCAGGGCTCCACGCTGGAGCTCTACCGCACGGCCCTGCGTCTGCGTCGCAAGCTGCTCGACGGCGAGGAGCTCGGCTGGCTGCGGGACGAAACCCCGCCGGGCGTGCTGGCGTTCGCCCGCCACGACGGCTGGCGGTGCGTGACCAACCTGTCGGACGCTCCGGTGCCGCTGCCGCCGGGCGAGGTGCTGCTGAGCAGCGTTCCCCTCGACGACGACGGGCGGCTGGACCCGGACACGACGGTGTGGCTGGCCTAG